A segment of the Cystobacter fuscus DSM 2262 genome:
CGGCCTCCATCCAGTCCACCTCTCCCACGGGAAGGAAGGCCACCCGGCCGACCTCCTTGAGCACCAGCCGCTCCAGATAGTGCGGCGCGGAGGGCGGTGGCACCAGGGAGGGGGCGGCGAGCGCCGCCCCGGAGGTCATGCCCAGGAGTCCCACGAGCTGGCGCGCCAGCACCTGGATCCGCTCGCCCCGGACGTGCTCCTTGGCGCGGGCCAGCACCCGGGTGAAGCGCTCGTCCTCGATGGGTTTGAGGAGATAATCGAGCGCATGCACCTCGAAGGCCTTGAGAGCATGGGTGGCAGTCGCGGTGACGAAGATGATGGCGCCCGTGCGCTCGGAACCCGCTTCCCGCAGCACCTGGAAGCCATCCATGCCCGAGATCTCCACATCGAGGAAGATGACATCAATGGGGTGTTGGCGCAGGAGCCGGAGAGCTTCGGGACCACTGGCACACAGGCCCACCAGCTCCACCTCGGGATCCGCGGCCAGCCGCAGCCCCAGTCCCTGGCGGGTCGCACGCTCCGGATCCACCAGCAGGACCCGGATGGGCGCGGGATCCCTGGGTAACTGCCCCAGGATGTCGCCACGTTGTTTCAGTGCCTCCACGGAAAGAGCCATGCACGCCTCCTCGAATCGGGATTGGGCGGGTTGCTCTACGCGGACCGCGTGATGGGGGCGTGACGGTCGGGGCCCAGGGAAGGTCGGAACGTGAGCCCCCTCCGGTGAGCGTTTCTAGAATCTTCTCGACACATCAACCAGTCCTAATTCTGGAACAACCGCCTATAAAGGATTCCCCCATAGCCAGGAGGAAGAGGGATGAGGGCCTCGTGGAGGGTGAGGGAGGGGGCCCCTTGCCAGAGACGGCCAGAGACGGTGTCAAAGGACCCGAAAAGAGGGACTTGCGCGAGAACGGAGGACTTGGAGCTGGCCCACGAAGTGCATCTGGCTCATGCAGAGCGAGGGCGTACGTGGTCTGACCGGTTGCCCCACCCAGGTGCGATTCCGGACCAGACACGCTCCTGACCTGCGGGACATCCAGCTCGAAATCCACGGTCGATTCCACCCGGACTGTCTACCGCCTCCGAACCCTCCGTGCCCCACCTGTGGTGTCGCCATGGGCTCCAGCGTCCCAGACCCGTATTGTCTCGACGCTGCCTCACTGCCGCGGCATGTGGACATCTTCCGGCTGGCCGACGCCTCGACGCGCATCATTGCCAACGAGCGCCTGGTGGACGCGGTACGCCGCCTGGAACTGGATGGGGTCGTCTTCAAGGAGCTGGAGGCCCGCTGAGCCCGACACTGGGCCACACCCACCGAGTATGTGTCCAAGGAGGATGGGAGGCGTGGCTCGTTCAGGCTTGGATGCGGCTGTCAGCCGCACAGGCGAAGCGCTTTCGTGCTACGCTCCATGCATTGACGTCAGGTCGATGAAGGCGCCTACCAATGGGGGGTTGCGATGAGCGGCAAGAAGGGGTCTGCTTCGGGTGACCGTTCTTCATATCCTTGGATTGGGAGGGCTCTCCCCAGTAGCGCGGTGCTCCGCGAGAAACCCGTCAAGAATCCCCGCGCGACCTATACTGGAAGAATCATTGACATCCCCCAAGACACCATCGTCACGGTAAGTGGTTGCGAGCAGGGCTGGCTCCAGCTCGAGGCGAACGTAGGCGGCAAGCCGTACAAGGGCTACGTGTCCCAGGAGTTGATCCAATATGTCTCCCCGAAGTTCAATGCTTCAACGAACAGCGTGGCCCAGTACAGGGCCTTCGTGAAGTCGGGGTTCTGGCCCTTGGCTGTTGGCCCTCTGACCACCTTCAGCGAGACGGATCGTCAGACCTTGCTCAAGGAGCTGAATTCCGCCCAACTGGCTCAGATGATGAACGCGGTGCTCCTGACCATGCCAGCCCTCGACGTCAGTCTCCGGCCTGGCTTCCTCTTCCAGCCCAGCGCCCTCGCGCGCGTCACCAAGACGATCACCGATTTGGATCCCACCGCGGCCACCGCGGGAAAGCGTTGGGCTGCCGCCAAGGTGAAGCGATTGGAGGTCGGGGCCAATGCCACGGTGTCCGTGGTCTCTCGTGCCGCCTGGGGCGCCCTTGCGCGCAAGCAGGACAAGGACTGGTATGAGTATCCCACTGGTGCGCCTCTGCCTCTCACCAACATCGTCGTCCACCATACGACGGACTCGCTCAAACAGACGGTCAAGGAGCTACAAGTCAAGGAGATGAAGGACGGCTACTCCGACATGCCCTATCACTTCGTGATCACCTCGGACGGCACTATCAATGAGGGCCGCATCATTGGGGCCATGGGGGCGCACGCGGGGCAGTTCGAGGGGAACAAAGACAAGAAGAAGGACCCCGATTACGGCTCGATCGGGATTGTCTTGTGCGGCG
Coding sequences within it:
- a CDS encoding LytR/AlgR family response regulator transcription factor, whose translation is MALSVEALKQRGDILGQLPRDPAPIRVLLVDPERATRQGLGLRLAADPEVELVGLCASGPEALRLLRQHPIDVIFLDVEISGMDGFQVLREAGSERTGAIIFVTATATHALKAFEVHALDYLLKPIEDERFTRVLARAKEHVRGERIQVLARQLVGLLGMTSGAALAAPSLVPPPSAPHYLERLVLKEVGRVAFLPVGEVDWMEAEDYYVQVHSEGRTHLLRQSLRELEGRLDPHQFVRIHRSTIVNAHRVREMRPLFHGEYQVILRDGTCLKLSRSYRQRVDVLLGRARSRA
- the sitI6 gene encoding SitI6 family double-CXXCG motif immunity protein, giving the protein MQSEGVRGLTGCPTQVRFRTRHAPDLRDIQLEIHGRFHPDCLPPPNPPCPTCGVAMGSSVPDPYCLDAASLPRHVDIFRLADASTRIIANERLVDAVRRLELDGVVFKELEAR
- a CDS encoding peptidoglycan recognition protein family protein, with translation MSGKKGSASGDRSSYPWIGRALPSSAVLREKPVKNPRATYTGRIIDIPQDTIVTVSGCEQGWLQLEANVGGKPYKGYVSQELIQYVSPKFNASTNSVAQYRAFVKSGFWPLAVGPLTTFSETDRQTLLKELNSAQLAQMMNAVLLTMPALDVSLRPGFLFQPSALARVTKTITDLDPTAATAGKRWAAAKVKRLEVGANATVSVVSRAAWGALARKQDKDWYEYPTGAPLPLTNIVVHHTTDSLKQTVKELQVKEMKDGYSDMPYHFVITSDGTINEGRIIGAMGAHAGQFEGNKDKKKDPDYGSIGIVLCGDFENRWENGWNPDKPTARQLESLQRLLNHLVLEYKIDSNRILRHSEVKRDGAPKVCPGANLSLYIDSMKKKARDFLVEIEAAEKELKTAEHLALHLPPSPNRVFRGH